A stretch of DNA from Acidaminococcales bacterium:
ACCGACGTGGACGAAACCCTTTGGGCAGATATAACCGCCATCAAGCTGAAACTTTTGAAAAGCGCCAAGGGCAAACCCAGCTTGTTTGACCAACTCAAGGAAGCCCTGGAAAAGGGAAATTATGAGAAAGCGTCCAAACTGCAGGTAGCCGCGCAAAAAGATATTGACAAACTGAAAGAGCTTTACAATCTGTACAAAGCGAACAACGCGGTATAAAAAGGGCATAAAAAGCTGCCGGACGCCATTTAGTGGGCATCCGGCAACTTTTTGCGGCGCGCGCCGCGCCCCAAAATCAAAACGCGCGCTATCTCAATGCGCCCCCATTTTCCTTTCCGCATCGTCTAAGGATGCGTACCCATACTTTCGCACAGTATTTTCGATCGCCATTATGGACGCGTTGCGCCCTTTTGCCTCCAGCCCGGCAAGATATTCGTCGTATTTTTGCAGCGTCCGCGGGGAATAGGTGGCAAGCTCGCCCAACATGTATGTTTCGACCGATACGTTGCCCGGCGTTTCCCCGTCCCGGCCGCCCGGCCGCCCGCGGCTGGCCAGGAGCGGATATTTCCCGGCGAATTCGCTGTGCCATTTCATGCTTCGGTCCGTTATTTTGCGGATCAGAAGCTTTTTGCCCTCCGGCACGTCCGGCAAAAGTTCCTTTATGGCCGCAAACTCTTCCGGCGCGGTATATTCCATCATGTAAGCGTATTTTTCACTCAGCAGGTTGCGGTTCTCGGCGGCCGCTTCCTCAAGATCGCCCAAATAACTTTTTAACGTTTCGCTGTCCCAGGCTTCGAAATGGCTTCCCCGCATCCGCCGGAAAGTTACCTCGTCGTCCTGGCAGGCCGCACGGCCGGAAACATTGTGGACTTTGTCGAACATGTCCCATTCCATGTCAATGATGCGTTTTATCGTTTCCTTCATGCAAAATCCCCCCTAACCTGTCATGATGCCCTATTTCTTTATTTCAGGAGCATAATAAAGTGTGCGTTTATTATAACATAAATATCAGAATATTATAATAGCTGGCGGCAAAATAATCCGTTCAGCTAAAATACCAAAAGGTAACGGCCGCCAGCAAAAAGCGATAAACGGCAAAAGACTTCAGGCTTGATTTGTTCAGGAATTTGACGAACCACGCAATGGACAAAGAAGCTGTAAGGCAGGCCACTGCGGAACCGACCGCCAACAGCGCCAAGTTGCCGGCATCGAGGAGGGCGAAATTTTTGTGCAGATCGTACAGACAGGCCGCGAACATGACCGGCACGGCGACGATAAAGGAAAATTCCGCCGCCGCCCGCCTGGAAAGGCCGAGGAAAAGCCCGCCGGAAATAGTCGAGCCCGAACGCGAAAATCCCGGCCATAGGGCGAGTATCTGAAACAGGCCGATCAGGAACGCTTGCTTTACGGTCATTTGGTCCGTCTCGTCAAGCGCGCCGCCCGCGCCGCCCTTTTCCGCCGCCAGCATGAGCGCGCCGCCCAATATGAGCCCGACGGCTACCGTGTAAGGCGAAAAGAGATAGTTCTTTATATAGCCGTGCGCCAAAAACGCCGTCCCCATCACCGGCGCCATTCCCGCGCCCACATGCCACACGCTGAGGCCGCCGGCCGGGTCAAGGCCGCCGCGGGTAAAAAAGCGCGCGAATTTTTGCCTGTAAAGGTAAATCACCGAAAGTATGGCGCCGAGTTGTATGGCCACTTCAAAAACGCCGGCCATTTCGCCTTTGAACCCAATCGCGTTGCCAACGATAATCATGTGCCCGGTGGAAGAAATCGGCAAAAATTCCGTTAGCCCTTCCACCACGCCGACAATTACCGCTTGCGCAAGTCCGTCCATGCCCAGTCTCCCATATTTGCCGCCGTTTGCGGCGCGCCTTGCGGCCCTTGCCCGCCGGGGCGGTTAATGCTGTTCGCGGCGCGGTTTGGATTTTTTGGCTTTCTCTGTCCATTCGCCAAGCACTAACTTATCGGTTGGGAAAGCCAGCGGCGGCGGATCTTCCGGCGAAAACCATTCCGCCCGGTCCGCGTCGTCCCCCGGCCGGACCTGGCCCGATAGAACATCGCAGAGAAACCATATCCCGACGGTATGCTGCGCCGGGTCGTGGAAATTGGAATGGACGGCAAACACTTGCGCCGTCCTTACCGACAGGCCGGTTTCTTCTTGCAGTTCGCGGACGGCCGCCGCGCGCACGTCTTCCTCATATTCCACGTAACCGCAGGGTATGCACCACAGGCCGGCGCAAGTCGCGCCCCGGCCGCGCCTGACCATGAGTATCCTGCCTTTGGGGTCAAAAACCATGCCGGCGACGCCTACTATGGGGTTTTCATAAGCGACTTTCCGGCAGCGCGTGCATTTTAAACGGGCGATTTTCCCCGCCATCGTCACAAGTTCCCCTCCGCACCGGGAACAATAAAACAGACGCTGTCCGCTCACCGCATCCTCCTCGCCGCCGCCGTTTGGCCCGGTTCAAAACAAAAGCATCCGCGCAGCCGCCGGAGCCGGCGAAACGCACGGATGCGCCCCAATCGCGCCCGAATTTTGAAGCGCAAAAAGGCAAAGGCCGGATGCGGCAAAACCTGCCGCCATGCCATACGGGAAAGCATCCCGCCGCGACAAACTCTCAAAACGGTTCAGTCGCCGAAACAGATGCCGATGCTTTTGCCGACAGTTACCAATTCGCTGGTCGGCGATACATCGTTAGGCTTGTCCGCGACGCTGTCCAGCGGCACGGTGATTATTTCGTCTTTTTGCAGCGCGACCATCGTGCCGAACTTCTCTTCCATGCAGGCCCGGAAAGCCGCCGCCCCGTACCTTGTGCAAAGTACGCGATCAAAAGGCGTGGGCGTGCCGCCTCTTTGCAGATGGCCAAGTACCGTGCAGCGCGATTCGATCTTCGTAAGGTCTTCTATTTCCTGCGCGAGTTTTTGCCCTACGCCGCCAAGCCGCACCGCCTCAAAGCTGCCTTCCACCATACGGGCGATGGTTACGTCGCCGCCCAACGGCTTCGCGCCTTCGGCGATGATGATCAGGCTGTAGGTGCGCCCGGTTTTTCTGCGCGCGTCAATTTTATTTATGAGTGAGTCTATTTTATAGGGGATTTCCGGAATGACGACGCAATGCGCCCCGCCGCCAATCCCCGCGTGCAAGGCGATCCAGCCGGAGTTGCGCCCCATGACTTCCAGCACCATGACGCGGTGATGCGACTCAGCCGTAGTATGCAGGCGGTCAAGGGCTTCCGTGGCAATCGACATGGCGGTATCAAAACCAAAAGTCCGCTCCGTGCCGGGTATGTCGTTGTCAATGGTCTTGGGCACTCCCACGACATTGACGTCTTTGGCGCTGAGCTTTTCGGCAATCCTCAGGCTTCCGTCGCCGCCTATCACCACCAGCGTTTCAATATTGTGGCGGCGCAGGTTGCTGATCGCCTTGTCGCTGAGGTCTTTGTAAACAACGGCTTCGTTTTCCAAAACTGCGTAATGGAAAGGGTTGTCGCGATTGGTAGTTCCCAAGATTGTGCCGCCGCGCGGCAAAATGCCGGAGACGGAAAATTCGTCCAAAAGCTGCATTTGGTCCTCGACCAGGCCGGCAAACCCATTCTCGATGCCATATACGCGCCAGCCCACGCGCATCGCCGACCGCACCACCGCCCTTATTACCGCGTTGAGCCCCGGACAATCGCCGCCGCCCGTAAGAACGCCTATAGTCCTTTTGTTTAGCATCTTTAACTTCCCTTCCCTTTTTTGCTTTCTTCGACCGACCAGACAATCAGATCCGTAGCGTCGAACTTCAAGGGGGCGGGCTCGCCCGCCCGTTCAAAAAACAAATTCCCGTCTTTATAATAACCCGGCCAGGCGACAACCAATGTGTACTTTTCGCTCAGGCTGCGCAAAAGGGCCAAGGGATTTAACTGCAAAACGGGCGTGAAAAGCGTTTGGACCCTGTCCAAAAGCAACACGTCCGCGTCATAGCCTTCAAGAATGTCGCCCATGATGCCGGGCGCCTTTGACGCCCGCATAGCCGGCAACAGCTCAATTATCTCATCAGATACCAGCGTCCGGCAATCAATATAGTCCCACTTTTTTTTTGCCGAAGCCTCGCGCAGTATTTGGCTTTTGCCGCTGCCAGGATTGCCGGTAACCAATACCAATCGGTGCGACTTGCCCTTCGCCGCGTCTATGCAAGCTAAAAGTCCTTCGATTTGCAAGTCCATTGCCATCCCTCCCCAAAATTAAGCGTTAACACGCATTTGCCGCACACAGTCCCCTTTCGGCAGACAGCCGGCAATTCCTCTATTTCCCAAATATTTTTGTTGCCGGACAAAAACAAGGCGGAATATAAATGTCCGCCCCTCACATGTATTTTCTTCTGACAATGGTTTTGTTGTAAGCAACGAGCCCCTTGCAGACGGCGTGTATGTCCATGTCGTCCGCGCGCGTTTCCAAATATTTTTCCAATTTGCGTTTGACCCTTTGCAGCGCGTTGTCGATGGACTTGACGTGGCGTTCCAGTTCCAGGGCGATCTCCTGATAGGACTTGCCGTCAAGGTAGCTCATGAGGACACGCCATTCCAAGTCGCTGAGTATTTGGTTCAATTTGTCCTCAATGCTGGAAAATTCCTCCCGGCTGATGATCAGCTCTTCCGGATCGGTTGTCTTGCTGCCTGACAAGATGTCGAGCAGCGTCCTGTCAGAATCTTCTTCGTAAATGGGCTTGTTAAGGGAAATATAGGAGTTAAGCGGTATGTGCTTTTGCCTGGTCGCGGTCTTGATCGCCGTAATTATCTGCCTGGTAACGCAAAGCTCGGCAAACGCCCGAAAAGACGAAAGCTTCTCCGCACGAAAATCCCTTATCGCTTTGTAAAGGCCGATCATGCCTTCTTGGATGATATCCTCGCGCTCCGCCCCGATCAAAAAATAACTTCTCGCTTTGGCGCGCACAAAATTACGGTATTTATTCAGCAAGTATTCCTGCGCAAATATTCCGCTCTGCGCTTTGGCATCCACTACAATCTCTTCATCGGACATGTTCTCGAAATTGATATAAAGATCATGCTGCGCACCTGTCCGCATCCTTGTTCCTCCCATCGTTTGCTGAGGGAATCATACTTGCCGCGAATCAACCGGCGCAAAACGGCGCTTCGGTAAGCTGTTTTTTTCATTGTACTCTATGGGCGGCGATGGCGTCAAGCTACTTGTCAAGTTGCGCAGGGCGAAAACCCGCCAACGGGAAAAACAGTTCGCGCAAACCTTTGCCGGCAATGCGGCTTCCCGCCAAAGGCGGGGCGGCGGGCGAGAGGCAATTTGAAAAGGCCGCCCCCCCATGGGAAAGGGCGCCCCGGCCTTTTCCTTGGGGGGGCGCAGCGTCCGAGGAAGCGGCCATCACTCGCCGTACCTGTTCATTTTAGCGCTTGCTTTTATCTTTTTCGGTATCTATTCCAACGCCGCAAGTTCAACAAGCTTGCAGTCCGGCAACACCTTTTGAAGTTCATCGATTTGCTCTTTCGCCAGCCGCGTTTCAAAGAAATCAATGCTTTTCAGATTTTTCAGGCCAAAAAGCGGCGCGAGGTCGCTGATGTTGCCGCCAAGAGAAAGCTTTTCCAATTTCGTCATGTGTTCCAGCGCCACGATGTCGGCATCGGTCAAATAGCGACCGTTCAAATCAAGCTCAGTACGGCCAGTACAAAACCGCTCGCCGCCAATGTTTACGAACTTCGACGGCGCGGCCGCCGCGCCGGCAATGATGTTTGCCTTTGTTTTGTCGTCGCGCTTCACGCTCATTTTCGTATCCCCTGTCCAGCCGTCAATTCGGCTTGTTTGATATATCGAGCCCTGCCCAATTTGGGGCAAGCCAAAATTGAATCCGCTTTCGTTTTTTGCCGCGCCGTCGGCCTAAATAATTTGACAGTCTGGCAATGCCCGTTCAAGTTTTGCGATTTGCTCCTCTGTCGGCTGTGTATTAGAGAAATCTATGCTTTTTAGATTTTTCAGGCCAAAAAGCGGCGCAAAGTCTTCGATATTGGTGCCGGAGAAACCAAGCCTTTCCAAGTTCGCCAGCTCTGCCAGCGGCGCGAGGTCGCTGATGTTGCCGCCTTGGATATAAAGACATTCCAGATTCACGAGCCCCGCCAGCGGCGCAAGGTCGCTGATGTTGTCGCTCCATATATCAAGCGACTTTAGATTCACGAGCCCCGCCAGCGGTGCAAGGTCGCTGATGTCATCGCTGCTGATACTAAGCTCCTTCAGATTCGCCATTCCTGCCAGCGGCGCAAGGTCGCTGATGTTGTCGCCGTAGATACAAATGCTTTCCAGATTCACAAGCCCCGCCAGCGGCGCGAGGTCGCTGATGTTGTTGCTCCATATTTCAAGCGACTTTAGATTCACAAGCCCCGCCAGCGGCGCGAAGTCTATGATATTGT
This window harbors:
- a CDS encoding undecaprenyl-diphosphate phosphatase, translating into MDGLAQAVIVGVVEGLTEFLPISSTGHMIIVGNAIGFKGEMAGVFEVAIQLGAILSVIYLYRQKFARFFTRGGLDPAGGLSVWHVGAGMAPVMGTAFLAHGYIKNYLFSPYTVAVGLILGGALMLAAEKGGAGGALDETDQMTVKQAFLIGLFQILALWPGFSRSGSTISGGLFLGLSRRAAAEFSFIVAVPVMFAACLYDLHKNFALLDAGNLALLAVGSAVACLTASLSIAWFVKFLNKSSLKSFAVYRFLLAAVTFWYFS
- a CDS encoding NUDIX hydrolase, which gives rise to MAGKIARLKCTRCRKVAYENPIVGVAGMVFDPKGRILMVRRGRGATCAGLWCIPCGYVEYEEDVRAAAVRELQEETGLSVRTAQVFAVHSNFHDPAQHTVGIWFLCDVLSGQVRPGDDADRAEWFSPEDPPPLAFPTDKLVLGEWTEKAKKSKPRREQH
- a CDS encoding 6-phosphofructokinase, whose protein sequence is MLNKRTIGVLTGGGDCPGLNAVIRAVVRSAMRVGWRVYGIENGFAGLVEDQMQLLDEFSVSGILPRGGTILGTTNRDNPFHYAVLENEAVVYKDLSDKAISNLRRHNIETLVVIGGDGSLRIAEKLSAKDVNVVGVPKTIDNDIPGTERTFGFDTAMSIATEALDRLHTTAESHHRVMVLEVMGRNSGWIALHAGIGGGAHCVVIPEIPYKIDSLINKIDARRKTGRTYSLIIIAEGAKPLGGDVTIARMVEGSFEAVRLGGVGQKLAQEIEDLTKIESRCTVLGHLQRGGTPTPFDRVLCTRYGAAAFRACMEEKFGTMVALQKDEIITVPLDSVADKPNDVSPTSELVTVGKSIGICFGD
- a CDS encoding DUF4125 family protein, encoding MKETIKRIIDMEWDMFDKVHNVSGRAACQDDEVTFRRMRGSHFEAWDSETLKSYLGDLEEAAAENRNLLSEKYAYMMEYTAPEEFAAIKELLPDVPEGKKLLIRKITDRSMKWHSEFAGKYPLLASRGRPGGRDGETPGNVSVETYMLGELATYSPRTLQKYDEYLAGLEAKGRNASIMAIENTVRKYGYASLDDAERKMGAH
- the sigH gene encoding RNA polymerase sporulation sigma factor SigH, translated to MRTGAQHDLYINFENMSDEEIVVDAKAQSGIFAQEYLLNKYRNFVRAKARSYFLIGAEREDIIQEGMIGLYKAIRDFRAEKLSSFRAFAELCVTRQIITAIKTATRQKHIPLNSYISLNKPIYEEDSDRTLLDILSGSKTTDPEELIISREEFSSIEDKLNQILSDLEWRVLMSYLDGKSYQEIALELERHVKSIDNALQRVKRKLEKYLETRADDMDIHAVCKGLVAYNKTIVRRKYM
- the brxF gene encoding BREX-3 system P-loop-containing protein BrxF gives rise to the protein MDLQIEGLLACIDAAKGKSHRLVLVTGNPGSGKSQILREASAKKKWDYIDCRTLVSDEIIELLPAMRASKAPGIMGDILEGYDADVLLLDRVQTLFTPVLQLNPLALLRSLSEKYTLVVAWPGYYKDGNLFFERAGEPAPLKFDATDLIVWSVEESKKGKGS